A genomic stretch from Setaria viridis chromosome 1, Setaria_viridis_v4.0, whole genome shotgun sequence includes:
- the LOC117861496 gene encoding uncharacterized protein isoform X2 — translation MGRGQIVAVLQVGGEFSTDDDGHMSYYGGEAHAMHVKSDWTFKMFKHEISSTLNNLKLDSYVFKYFLPRNDKTLISISNDKDLRRMVDFHAESETTYIYVMKKADNRLKSSISDSGTPADSAIIATTPDGSKRQKICASWENAITGVGQVFEECTDEGCTWRIHASKSHAKEFAIKKVFGTHTCESETIKSHRLASQKWVASVIKEKIRDSPNYRPRDIANDLQREYGLCLNYSQAWRGKAIARKELYSSHEEACNQLPWFCQRIVETNPGSVATLEALEDSKFRFFVAFHASLHGFEHGCRPLLFLDVISVRSNKHWKLLAATSVDSEGDIFPVALSVVDDESQENWHWFLEQLKASLPALGAITFISNGKNGLWDKVSLLFPDSCHGYDVNCFVEEYKKQLDDSWSEEVKDTMVEHLKKAIYSCKVDEFNQYVELIKAESDKLAEWLLETKPERWSDAFFKGSRLGQYTCNVSETIAEWIPSRYELSVVQLVDTIRCNLMEMMYARRESSNACTELLTPSANQKLQEQMNKALTLNVVCSTGSDGNSHVFEVCDDSVHVVNINTRECTCRKWNVSGIPCSHAIAVFDRTEQCPLDYCDKYFTTEYYRWTYAMSINPIPDVLVPTVAGDPSHGTILHLSPILTRRQVGRPKEKPADPRIAIKRAVRCSRCKGYGHNKATCKVPITA, via the exons ATGGGAAGAGGACAAATCGTTGCTGTTCTTCAAGTAGGTGGAGAATTTTCAACGGATGATGATGGGCATATGTCCTATTATGGTGGAGAGGCACACGCAATGCATGTAAAGAGTGATTGGACTTTTAAAATGTTCAAACATGAGATATCTTCAACACTCAATAATCTCAAACTTGATTCCTATGTGTTCAAGTATTTCCTTCCAAGAAATGACAAAACCTTGATTTCAATCTCAAATGACAAAGACCTGAGGCGGATGGTTGACTTTCACGCGGAGTCAGAAACAACATACATTTATGTCATGAAGAAGGCTGACAACAG GTTGAAGAGCTCGATATCAGACTCTGGCACTCCTGCAGATTCTGCTATCATAGCTACTACTCCAGATGGATCCAAGCGGCAAAAGATTTGTGCAAGTTGGGAGAATGCGATAACAGGAgttggtcaagtgtttgaag AATGTACTGACGAAGGATGTACGTGGCGTATACATGCATCAAAATCTCATGCAAAGGAGTTCGCGATCAAGAAAGTCTTTGGGACTCATACTTGTGAATCAGAGACCATCAAAAGTCATCGTTTGGCGTCTCAAAAATGGGTTGCTAGTGTTATTAAGGAAAAAATACGTGATAGTCCAAACTACAGGCCAAGAGATATTGCCAATGATCTCCAACGTGAATACGGATTGTGTCTGAACTACTCCCAAGCTTGGCGTGGCAAAGCAATAGCCCGAAAAGAACTTTACAGCTCACATGAAGAGGCATGCAATCAGCTTCCTTGGTTTTGTCAAAGGATCGTCGAGACTAACCCTGGAAGTGTGGCTACATTAGAGGCCTTGGAAGATTCGAAGTTCCGTTTCTTTGTTGCATTCCATGCCTCCCTTCATGGTTTTGAGCATGGTTGCAGGCCCCTTCTCTTCCTTGATGTGATATCTGTGAGGTCAAATAAGCACTGGAAGCTATTAGCTGCTACTTCAGTTGATAGTGAAGGTGATATCTTCCCTGTTGCACTGTCTGTAGTGGATGATGAGAGTCAAGAAAATTGGCATTGGTTTCTTGAGCAGCTAAAAGCTTCATTACCTGCACTAGGAGCAATAACTTTCATATCGAATGGTAAGAATGGTTTATGGGACAAGGTTTCTCTCTTATTTCCAGATAGTTGTCATGGATATGATGTCAATTGTTTTGTTGAAGAATACAAGAAACAGTTGGATGACAGTTGGAGTGAAGAAGTAAAAGATACAATGGTTGAGCATCTTAAGAAAGCTATTTATTCTTGCAAAGTTGATGAATTCAATCAGTACGTTGAACTCATCAAAGCTGAATCTGACAAACTTGCTGAATGGCTTTTAGAAACTAAACCTGAACGGTGGTCAGATGCCTTTTTCAAGGGGTCACGACTTGGTCAGTACACGTGCAATGTTTCTGAGACCATTGCTGAGTGGATCCCCAGCAGATATGAGCTCTCAGTAGTGCAGTTGGTTGACACAATCAGATGCAACCTAATGGAGATGATGTATGCACGAAGGGAATCTTCCAATGCCTGTACAGAACTTCTAACACCATCAGCCAATCAGAAACTTCAGGAACAGATGAACAAAGCTCTCACACTCAATGTTGTCTGCTCGACTGGAAGTGATGGAAACAGTCATGTGTTTGAGGTGTGTGATGACTCGGTCCATGTTGTTAACATTAATACACGGGAGTGCACTTGCAGAAAATGGAATGTGTCCGGGATTCCTTGCTCGCATGCAATTGCAGTTTTTGACCGTACTGAACAGTGTCCACTTGATTACTGCGACAAATATTTCACAACGGAATACTACCGCTGGACTTATGCAATGTCCATAAATCCAATACCTGATGTTCTTGTACCTACTGTAGCAGGTGACCCATCGCATGGCACAATATTACATTTGAGCCCAATTCTAACCCGGAGGCAAGTTGGCCGACCAAAGGAAAAGCCTGCTGATCCACGCATTGCAATCAAAAGGGCGGTGCGCTGCAGCAGGTGCAAGGGCTATGGGCACAACAAAGCAACTTGTAAAGTCCCCATCACTGCATAA
- the LOC117861496 gene encoding uncharacterized protein isoform X1, producing the protein MGRGQIVAVLQVGGEFSTDDDGHMSYYGGEAHAMHVKSDWTFKMFKHEISSTLNNLKLDSYVFKYFLPRNDKTLISISNDKDLRRMVDFHAESETTYIYVMKKADNRLKSSISDSGTPADSAIIATTPDGSKRQKICASWENAITGVGQVFEGPKEFRDALHKYAIAHRFHYRFVKNDSSRVTAECTDEGCTWRIHASKSHAKEFAIKKVFGTHTCESETIKSHRLASQKWVASVIKEKIRDSPNYRPRDIANDLQREYGLCLNYSQAWRGKAIARKELYSSHEEACNQLPWFCQRIVETNPGSVATLEALEDSKFRFFVAFHASLHGFEHGCRPLLFLDVISVRSNKHWKLLAATSVDSEGDIFPVALSVVDDESQENWHWFLEQLKASLPALGAITFISNGKNGLWDKVSLLFPDSCHGYDVNCFVEEYKKQLDDSWSEEVKDTMVEHLKKAIYSCKVDEFNQYVELIKAESDKLAEWLLETKPERWSDAFFKGSRLGQYTCNVSETIAEWIPSRYELSVVQLVDTIRCNLMEMMYARRESSNACTELLTPSANQKLQEQMNKALTLNVVCSTGSDGNSHVFEVCDDSVHVVNINTRECTCRKWNVSGIPCSHAIAVFDRTEQCPLDYCDKYFTTEYYRWTYAMSINPIPDVLVPTVAGDPSHGTILHLSPILTRRQVGRPKEKPADPRIAIKRAVRCSRCKGYGHNKATCKVPITA; encoded by the exons ATGGGAAGAGGACAAATCGTTGCTGTTCTTCAAGTAGGTGGAGAATTTTCAACGGATGATGATGGGCATATGTCCTATTATGGTGGAGAGGCACACGCAATGCATGTAAAGAGTGATTGGACTTTTAAAATGTTCAAACATGAGATATCTTCAACACTCAATAATCTCAAACTTGATTCCTATGTGTTCAAGTATTTCCTTCCAAGAAATGACAAAACCTTGATTTCAATCTCAAATGACAAAGACCTGAGGCGGATGGTTGACTTTCACGCGGAGTCAGAAACAACATACATTTATGTCATGAAGAAGGCTGACAACAG GTTGAAGAGCTCGATATCAGACTCTGGCACTCCTGCAGATTCTGCTATCATAGCTACTACTCCAGATGGATCCAAGCGGCAAAAGATTTGTGCAAGTTGGGAGAATGCGATAACAGGAgttggtcaagtgtttgaaggtccAAAGGAATTCCGTGATGCATTACACAAGTATGCCATTGCACATAGGTTCCATTACAGATTTGTTAAGAATGACTCTTCGCGTGTAACCGCAGAATGTACTGACGAAGGATGTACGTGGCGTATACATGCATCAAAATCTCATGCAAAGGAGTTCGCGATCAAGAAAGTCTTTGGGACTCATACTTGTGAATCAGAGACCATCAAAAGTCATCGTTTGGCGTCTCAAAAATGGGTTGCTAGTGTTATTAAGGAAAAAATACGTGATAGTCCAAACTACAGGCCAAGAGATATTGCCAATGATCTCCAACGTGAATACGGATTGTGTCTGAACTACTCCCAAGCTTGGCGTGGCAAAGCAATAGCCCGAAAAGAACTTTACAGCTCACATGAAGAGGCATGCAATCAGCTTCCTTGGTTTTGTCAAAGGATCGTCGAGACTAACCCTGGAAGTGTGGCTACATTAGAGGCCTTGGAAGATTCGAAGTTCCGTTTCTTTGTTGCATTCCATGCCTCCCTTCATGGTTTTGAGCATGGTTGCAGGCCCCTTCTCTTCCTTGATGTGATATCTGTGAGGTCAAATAAGCACTGGAAGCTATTAGCTGCTACTTCAGTTGATAGTGAAGGTGATATCTTCCCTGTTGCACTGTCTGTAGTGGATGATGAGAGTCAAGAAAATTGGCATTGGTTTCTTGAGCAGCTAAAAGCTTCATTACCTGCACTAGGAGCAATAACTTTCATATCGAATGGTAAGAATGGTTTATGGGACAAGGTTTCTCTCTTATTTCCAGATAGTTGTCATGGATATGATGTCAATTGTTTTGTTGAAGAATACAAGAAACAGTTGGATGACAGTTGGAGTGAAGAAGTAAAAGATACAATGGTTGAGCATCTTAAGAAAGCTATTTATTCTTGCAAAGTTGATGAATTCAATCAGTACGTTGAACTCATCAAAGCTGAATCTGACAAACTTGCTGAATGGCTTTTAGAAACTAAACCTGAACGGTGGTCAGATGCCTTTTTCAAGGGGTCACGACTTGGTCAGTACACGTGCAATGTTTCTGAGACCATTGCTGAGTGGATCCCCAGCAGATATGAGCTCTCAGTAGTGCAGTTGGTTGACACAATCAGATGCAACCTAATGGAGATGATGTATGCACGAAGGGAATCTTCCAATGCCTGTACAGAACTTCTAACACCATCAGCCAATCAGAAACTTCAGGAACAGATGAACAAAGCTCTCACACTCAATGTTGTCTGCTCGACTGGAAGTGATGGAAACAGTCATGTGTTTGAGGTGTGTGATGACTCGGTCCATGTTGTTAACATTAATACACGGGAGTGCACTTGCAGAAAATGGAATGTGTCCGGGATTCCTTGCTCGCATGCAATTGCAGTTTTTGACCGTACTGAACAGTGTCCACTTGATTACTGCGACAAATATTTCACAACGGAATACTACCGCTGGACTTATGCAATGTCCATAAATCCAATACCTGATGTTCTTGTACCTACTGTAGCAGGTGACCCATCGCATGGCACAATATTACATTTGAGCCCAATTCTAACCCGGAGGCAAGTTGGCCGACCAAAGGAAAAGCCTGCTGATCCACGCATTGCAATCAAAAGGGCGGTGCGCTGCAGCAGGTGCAAGGGCTATGGGCACAACAAAGCAACTTGTAAAGTCCCCATCACTGCATAA